The following proteins are encoded in a genomic region of Microtus ochrogaster isolate Prairie Vole_2 chromosome 5, MicOch1.0, whole genome shotgun sequence:
- the Hyls1 gene encoding hydrolethalus syndrome protein 1 isoform X2 — translation MEQLIGPGGQKWASMDPEERMLAAATAFTHICAGQGEGDIRREAQASQYDPYSKASVTPGKRPALPVRLHCPHIRSRVTSSTFSEASQKCRKPVMKRKVLRRKPDGEVLVTDESVISESESGTESDLDLWDLRHKLMNLQFQEGTESPNDASQKLNLPHEYQVNLPREYQGISQENQLICYLRREEMGPPVYEQDLIVASRPKSFILPRLDQLSRNRGKIDRVARYFEYKRDWDSMRFPGEDHRKELRWNVRGQMLSRTEPQSKPQHVYVPNNYLVPTEKKRSALRWGVRCDLANGVLPKKLPFPLSPS, via the coding sequence TGCTGCTACAGCTTTTACACATATCTGTGCAGGGCAGGGCGAAGGAGATATTAGGAgagaagcccaggctagccagtATGATCCCTACAGTAAAGCCTCAGTGACCCCAGGAAAGAGACCTGCTCTGCCTGTGCGGCTGCACTGCCCACACATCAGAAGCCGCGTCACTTCATCAACATTTTCAGAGGCTTCCCAAAAATGCAGAAAGCCAGTGATGAAGAGAAAGGTTCTGCGCAGAAAGCCAGATGGGGAAGTACTAGTGACAGATGAGTCTGTTATCAGTGAGTCCGAATCTGGTACAGAAAGTGATTTGGATCTCTGGGACTTACGACACAAGCTGATGAACCTACAATTTCAAGAAGGCACAGAATCCCCAAATGATGCTTCACAGAAACTTAACCTACCACATGAATATCAAGTTAACCTACCACGTGAATATCAAGGAATTTCACAAGAAAACCAGCTCATTTGCTATCTGCGAAGAGAAGAAATGGGCCCTCCTGTTTATGAACAAGACTTGATTGTTGCCAGCAGACCCAAATCCTTTATTCTCCCCAGGCTGGATCAGTTAAGCCGAAACCGGGGCAAGATAGACCGAGTAGCCAGATATTTTGAATACAAAAGGGACTGGGATTCAATGCGGTTTCCTGGTGAAGATCATAGAAAGGAGCTACGCTGGAATGTCCGAGGACAAATGCTTTCCAGAACAGAACCCCAGTCCAAGCCTCAACATGTGTACGTTCCAAACAATTACCTGGTACCAACTGAGAAGAAAAGATCTGCCCTTCGGTGGGGTGTCCGTTGTGACCTTGCAAATGGTGTCCTGCCCAAGaagcttcctttccctctttctccttcttaa